One Catharus ustulatus isolate bCatUst1 chromosome 2, bCatUst1.pri.v2, whole genome shotgun sequence genomic window carries:
- the RRM1 gene encoding ribonucleoside-diphosphate reductase large subunit isoform X1, whose product MHVVKRDGRQERVMFDKITSRIQKLCYGLNADFVDPAQITMKVIQGLYSGVTTVELDTLAAETAATLTTKHPDYAILAARIAVSNLHKETKKVFSDVMEDLYTYINPHNGKHSPMISKETLDIVLANKDRLNSAIIYDRDFSYNYFGFKTLERSYLLKINSKVAERPQHMLMRVSVGIHKADIDAAIETYNLLSERWFTHASPTLFNAGTNRPQLSSCFLLCMKDDSIEGIYDTLKQCALISKSAGGIGLAVSCIRATGSYIAGTNGNSNGLVPMLRVYNNTARYVDQGGNKRPGAFAIYLEPWHLDIFEFLDLKKNTGKEEQRARDLFFALWIPDLFMKRVETNQDWSLMCPNECPGLDDVWGEEFEKLYESYERQGRVRRVVKAQQLWYAIIESQTETGTPYMLYKDSCNRKSNQQNLGTIKCSNLCTEIVEYTSKEEVAVCNLASIALNMYVTPEHTYDFKRLAEVTKVIVRNLNKIIDINYYPVPEAERSNRRHRPIGIGVQGLADAFILMRFPFESPQAQLLNQHIFETIYYGALEASCELAREQGPYDTYEGSPVSKGILQYDMWNVTPSDLWDWKALKEKIAKYGVRNSLLISPMPTASTAQILGNNESIEPYTSNIYTRRVLSGEFQVVNPHLLKDLTERGLWNEEMKNQIIAHNGSIQNIPEIPDDLKQLYKTVWEISQKTILKMAADRGAFIDQSQSLNIHIAEPNYGKLTSMHFYGWKQGLKTGMYYLRTKPAANPIQFTLNKEKLREREKASREEEEKERNKAAMVCSLENREECLMCGS is encoded by the exons ATGCACGTCGTGAAGCGAG atgGGCGCCAGGAGCGGGTCATGTTTGACAAGATCACGTCGCGCATCCAGAAGCTCTGCTATGGCCTCAACGCCGACTTCGTGGATCCC GCACAGATCACCATGAAGGTGATCCAGGGGCTGTACAGCGGGGTCACCACGGTGGAGCTGGACACTCTGGCCGCAGAGACCGCGGCCACGCTGACCACCAAGCACCCCGACTACGCCATCCTGGCCGCCCGCATCGCCGTCTCCAACCTGCACAAGGAGACCAAGAAAGTCTTCAGTG ATGTGATGGAGGATCTCTACACCTACATCAACCCTCACAACGGGAAGCACTCCCCAATGATCTCCAAAGAGACCCTGGACATAGTTCTGGCCAACAAAGAT CGCCTCAACTCTGCCATCATCTACGACAGAGACTTCTCCTACAACTACTTTGGCTTTAAG ACTCTGGAACGCTCCTACTTGCTGAAAATCAACTCCAAAG ttGCTGAACGTCCCCAGCACATGCTGATGAGGGTGTCTGTGGGCATCCACAAGGCCGACATCGACGCTGCCATCGAGACCTACAACCTTCTGTCGGAGCGCTGGTTCACCCACGCCTCGCCCACGCTCTTCAACGCGGGCACCAACCGgccccagctctccag CTGCTTCCTGCTGTGCATGAAGGACGACAGCATCGAGGGCATCTACGACACCCTGAAGCAGTGTGCCCTGATCTCCAAGTCTGCTGGGGGCATCGGCCTTGCTGTGAGCTGCATCCGTGCCACAGGCAGCTACATTGCTGGG ACAAACGGGAATTCCAACGGGCTGGTTCCCATGCTGAGGGTGTACAACAACACCGCGCGCTACGTGGATCAGGGCGGAAACAAG AGACCTGGGGCTTTTGCCATCTACCTGGAGCCGTGGCACTTGGACATCTTTGAGTTCCTGGACTTGAAGAAGAACACAGGGAAAGAAGAGCAGCGAGCCAGGGACCTGTTCTTTGCTCTCTGGATCCCTGATCTCTTCATGAAGCGAGTGGAAACCAACCAG GACTGGTCCTTAATGTGCCCAAATGAGTGTCCTGGCCTGGATGATGTCTGGGGAGAGGAATTTGAGAAGCTCTATGAAAG CTACGAGCGGCAGGGCCGCGTGCGCAGGGTGGTGAaggcccagcagctctggtaCGCCATCATCGAGTCCCAGACCGAGACTGGCACCCCCTACATGCTCTACAAGGACTCCTGCAACAGGAAGAGCAACCAGCAGAACCTGGGCACCATCAAGTGCAGCAACCTGTGCACTGAGATCGTGGAGTACACCAGCAAGGAGGAG gtgGCTGTGTGTAACCTGGCCTCCATTGCCCTGAACATGTATGTGACCCCAGAGCACACCTATGACTTCAAGAGGCTGGCTGAGGTCACCAAGGTCATCGTCCGAAACCTCAACAAAATCATTGATATCAACTACTACCCTGTGCCAGAG GCCGAGCGCTCCAACCGGCGGCACCGGCCCATCGGCATCGGCGTGCAGGGCCTGGCCGACGCCTTCATCCTCATGAGGTTCCCCTTTGAGAGCCCCCAGGCCCAGCTGCTCAACCAGCACATCTTTGAGACCATTTACTACGGGGCCCTGGAGGCCAGCTGTGAGCTGGCCAGGGAGCAGGGCCCCTACGACACCTACGAGGGCTCTCCGGTCAGCAAGGGG ATCCTTCAGTATGACATGTGGAATGTCACCCCCTCAGACCTTTGGGACTGGAAGGCTTTGAAGGAGAAGATTGCCAA GTATGGTGTCAGGAACAGCCTGCTCATTTCCCCCATGCCCACAGCCTCCACTGCCCAGATCCTGGGCAACAACGAGTCCATCGAGCCCTACACCAGCAACATCTACACGCGCAGGGTGCTCTCAGGGGAGttccag GTTGTGAATCCCCACCTGCTGAAGGATCTCACTGAGAGGGGCCTGTGGAACGAGGAGATGAAGAACCAGATCATCGCCCACAACGGCTCCATCCAG aaCATCCCTGAGATTCCTGATGACCTGAAGCAGCTCTACAAGACCGTGTGGGAGATCTCCCAAAAAACCATCCTGAAGATGGCTGCAGACAGAGGGGCCTTCATTGACCAGAGCCAGTCCCTGAACATCCACATTGCTGAGCCCAACTACGGGAAGCTCACCAGCATGCACTTCTATGGCTGGAAACAG ggcctgAAGACTGGCATGTACTACCTGCGCACCAAGCCCGCTGCCAACCCCATCCAGTTCACCCTGAACAAGGAGAAGCTGCGCGAGCGGGAGAAGGCGTCCcgcgaggaggaggagaaggagaggaacaAGGCAGCCATGGTGTGCTCCCTGGAGAACAGGGAGGAGTGCCTCATGTGTGGCTCCTAA
- the RRM1 gene encoding ribonucleoside-diphosphate reductase large subunit isoform X2: MEDLYTYINPHNGKHSPMISKETLDIVLANKDRLNSAIIYDRDFSYNYFGFKTLERSYLLKINSKVAERPQHMLMRVSVGIHKADIDAAIETYNLLSERWFTHASPTLFNAGTNRPQLSSCFLLCMKDDSIEGIYDTLKQCALISKSAGGIGLAVSCIRATGSYIAGTNGNSNGLVPMLRVYNNTARYVDQGGNKRPGAFAIYLEPWHLDIFEFLDLKKNTGKEEQRARDLFFALWIPDLFMKRVETNQDWSLMCPNECPGLDDVWGEEFEKLYESYERQGRVRRVVKAQQLWYAIIESQTETGTPYMLYKDSCNRKSNQQNLGTIKCSNLCTEIVEYTSKEEVAVCNLASIALNMYVTPEHTYDFKRLAEVTKVIVRNLNKIIDINYYPVPEAERSNRRHRPIGIGVQGLADAFILMRFPFESPQAQLLNQHIFETIYYGALEASCELAREQGPYDTYEGSPVSKGILQYDMWNVTPSDLWDWKALKEKIAKYGVRNSLLISPMPTASTAQILGNNESIEPYTSNIYTRRVLSGEFQVVNPHLLKDLTERGLWNEEMKNQIIAHNGSIQNIPEIPDDLKQLYKTVWEISQKTILKMAADRGAFIDQSQSLNIHIAEPNYGKLTSMHFYGWKQGLKTGMYYLRTKPAANPIQFTLNKEKLREREKASREEEEKERNKAAMVCSLENREECLMCGS, translated from the exons ATGGAGGATCTCTACACCTACATCAACCCTCACAACGGGAAGCACTCCCCAATGATCTCCAAAGAGACCCTGGACATAGTTCTGGCCAACAAAGAT CGCCTCAACTCTGCCATCATCTACGACAGAGACTTCTCCTACAACTACTTTGGCTTTAAG ACTCTGGAACGCTCCTACTTGCTGAAAATCAACTCCAAAG ttGCTGAACGTCCCCAGCACATGCTGATGAGGGTGTCTGTGGGCATCCACAAGGCCGACATCGACGCTGCCATCGAGACCTACAACCTTCTGTCGGAGCGCTGGTTCACCCACGCCTCGCCCACGCTCTTCAACGCGGGCACCAACCGgccccagctctccag CTGCTTCCTGCTGTGCATGAAGGACGACAGCATCGAGGGCATCTACGACACCCTGAAGCAGTGTGCCCTGATCTCCAAGTCTGCTGGGGGCATCGGCCTTGCTGTGAGCTGCATCCGTGCCACAGGCAGCTACATTGCTGGG ACAAACGGGAATTCCAACGGGCTGGTTCCCATGCTGAGGGTGTACAACAACACCGCGCGCTACGTGGATCAGGGCGGAAACAAG AGACCTGGGGCTTTTGCCATCTACCTGGAGCCGTGGCACTTGGACATCTTTGAGTTCCTGGACTTGAAGAAGAACACAGGGAAAGAAGAGCAGCGAGCCAGGGACCTGTTCTTTGCTCTCTGGATCCCTGATCTCTTCATGAAGCGAGTGGAAACCAACCAG GACTGGTCCTTAATGTGCCCAAATGAGTGTCCTGGCCTGGATGATGTCTGGGGAGAGGAATTTGAGAAGCTCTATGAAAG CTACGAGCGGCAGGGCCGCGTGCGCAGGGTGGTGAaggcccagcagctctggtaCGCCATCATCGAGTCCCAGACCGAGACTGGCACCCCCTACATGCTCTACAAGGACTCCTGCAACAGGAAGAGCAACCAGCAGAACCTGGGCACCATCAAGTGCAGCAACCTGTGCACTGAGATCGTGGAGTACACCAGCAAGGAGGAG gtgGCTGTGTGTAACCTGGCCTCCATTGCCCTGAACATGTATGTGACCCCAGAGCACACCTATGACTTCAAGAGGCTGGCTGAGGTCACCAAGGTCATCGTCCGAAACCTCAACAAAATCATTGATATCAACTACTACCCTGTGCCAGAG GCCGAGCGCTCCAACCGGCGGCACCGGCCCATCGGCATCGGCGTGCAGGGCCTGGCCGACGCCTTCATCCTCATGAGGTTCCCCTTTGAGAGCCCCCAGGCCCAGCTGCTCAACCAGCACATCTTTGAGACCATTTACTACGGGGCCCTGGAGGCCAGCTGTGAGCTGGCCAGGGAGCAGGGCCCCTACGACACCTACGAGGGCTCTCCGGTCAGCAAGGGG ATCCTTCAGTATGACATGTGGAATGTCACCCCCTCAGACCTTTGGGACTGGAAGGCTTTGAAGGAGAAGATTGCCAA GTATGGTGTCAGGAACAGCCTGCTCATTTCCCCCATGCCCACAGCCTCCACTGCCCAGATCCTGGGCAACAACGAGTCCATCGAGCCCTACACCAGCAACATCTACACGCGCAGGGTGCTCTCAGGGGAGttccag GTTGTGAATCCCCACCTGCTGAAGGATCTCACTGAGAGGGGCCTGTGGAACGAGGAGATGAAGAACCAGATCATCGCCCACAACGGCTCCATCCAG aaCATCCCTGAGATTCCTGATGACCTGAAGCAGCTCTACAAGACCGTGTGGGAGATCTCCCAAAAAACCATCCTGAAGATGGCTGCAGACAGAGGGGCCTTCATTGACCAGAGCCAGTCCCTGAACATCCACATTGCTGAGCCCAACTACGGGAAGCTCACCAGCATGCACTTCTATGGCTGGAAACAG ggcctgAAGACTGGCATGTACTACCTGCGCACCAAGCCCGCTGCCAACCCCATCCAGTTCACCCTGAACAAGGAGAAGCTGCGCGAGCGGGAGAAGGCGTCCcgcgaggaggaggagaaggagaggaacaAGGCAGCCATGGTGTGCTCCCTGGAGAACAGGGAGGAGTGCCTCATGTGTGGCTCCTAA